One window of Puntigrus tetrazona isolate hp1 chromosome 14, ASM1883169v1, whole genome shotgun sequence genomic DNA carries:
- the slc7a3b gene encoding cationic amino acid transporter 3 gives MAENKLASFGKMLLRRRMLDTSQDETRSARCLTTLDLIALGVGATLGAGVYVLAGEVAREKAGPAIVLSFLIAALSSVLAGLCYAEFGARVPKTGSAYLYSYVTVGEIWAFITGWNLILSYVIGTASVARAWSSTFDNLVNKSISDFFTDSMSFPDTGKVLADYPDVFALILVMLLTGLLAFGVSESALVNKIFTGINLVVLTFVIISGFVKGDTANWNLTAENYMNSTHNYNAEKIEKEFGSGGFAPFGLNGILTGAATCFYAFVGFDCIATTSEEAKNPKRSIPIGIVASLLICFFAYFGVSAALTLMMPYYKLDVQSPLPEAFKYVQWGPARYIVAVGSLCALSTSLLGSMFPMPRVIYAMAEDGLLFRFLSRMHKKTKTPVLATIVSGIVAAMMAFLFDLAALVDLMSIGTLLAYTLVAVCVLILRYQPGSLGSSGANEKPMELERLEAKGGMTDVDSGDEYSQELETTPLKERFSFRMLMQPICDAPTKISGIIVYAVTGTISVLFTLLCVLLAVYGEQVGKGSALYIALVVLLSVLSFVCIIIIWRQPQSKEVLTFKVPLLPILPLVSIFVNIYLMMQLDGPTWIRFAIWMVIGFIIYFAYGIRHSSEGKNNSPEKFEPILQAKKPIYLSEDDSEHERATP, from the exons ATGGCTGAGAATAAACTGGCGTCCTTTGGGAAGATGCTGCTGAGGCGTCGCATGCTGGACACCTCTCAGGATGAGACCCGCTCCGCTCGCTGCCTCACCACTCTTGACCTCATAGCCCTCGGGGTGGGGGCGACACTGGGTGCGGGTGTCTATGTCCTGGCTGGGGAAGTGGCCCGAGAGAAGGCTGGACCTGCCATCGTGCTTTCCTTCCTCATAGCTGCCTTGTCTTCTGTCCTCGCGGGCTTGTGCTACGCCGAATTTGGTGCACGTGTTCCTAAGACGGGATCCGCTTACCTGTACAGCTACGTGACAGTGGGTGAAATATGGGCCTTCATCACGGGATGGAACCTCATTCTGTCATACGTGATTG GCACTGCCAGTGTGGCACGAGCTTGGAGCTCAACGTTTGACAATCTGGTGAACAAATCAATCTCTGATTTTTTCACTGATTCCATGTCGTTTCCGGACACTGGAAAAGTGTTAGCGGATTATCCAGATGTGTTTGCTCTCATCCTGGTCATGCTGCTCACTG GATTATTGGCATTTGGAGTGAGTGAGTCTGCACTTGTCAACAAGATCTTCACAGGAATCAACCTGGTGGTTCtgacatttgttattatatCGGGCTTTGTGAAAGGCGACACTGCCAACTGGAACCTCACCGCAGAGAACTACATGAACAGCACACACAACTACAATGCAGA GAAAATTGAAAAAGAATTTGGCTCCGGTGGCTTTGCACCATTTGGCTTGAATGGAATCCTAACCGGCGCTGCTACTTGCTTCTATGCGTTTGTGGGTTTTGACTGCATCGCAACCACAA GTGAGGAGGCCAAAAACCCCAAGCGGTCCATCCCGATCGGTATAGTGGCCTCTCTGCTCATCTGCTTCTTTGCCTACTTCGGAGTGTCAGCGGCGCTCACGCTCATGATGCCCTATTACAAGCTGGATGTTCAAAGTCCACTTCCAGAGGCCTTCAAATATGTGCAATGGGGCCCTGCTCGCTATATTGTGGCGGTGGGGTCTCTGTGCGCCCTTTCCACCAG CTTGTTGGGCTCCATGTTCCCTATGCCTCGTGTGATTTATGCCATGGCTGAGGATGGTCTGCTCTTTCGCTTCCTCTCCCGCATGCACAAGAAAACCAAGACACCTGTGCTCGCTACCATTGTGTCTGGCATTGTAGCTG CTATGATGGCTTTTCTGTTTGATCTCGCTGCATTAGTGGACTTGATGTCTATTGGGACCCTGCTGGCATACACTCTAGTTGCTGTGTGTGTACTCATTCTCCG GTACCAGCCAGGCAGCCTTGGTTCCAGTGGTGCGAATGAGAAACCGATGGAGCTAGAGAGGCTGGAGGCTAAAGGAGGCATGACAGATGTGGATAGCGGGGATGAGTACAGCCAGGAGCTGGAGACGACTCCCCTTAAAGAGAGGTTTTCCTTCAGGATGCTGATGCAGCCCATCTGTGACGCGCCCACCAAGATTTCAGGCATCATTGTTTACGCTGTAACTGGCACCATAT CCGTGCTGTTCACTCTGCTGTGTGTGCTGCTGGCGGTGTACGGAGAGCAGGTGGGGAAGGGCAGCGCTTTATATATCGCTTTGGTTGTTCTCCTGTCTGTTCTGTCTTTTGtctgcatcatcatcatctggcGACAGCCCCAGAGTAAAGAAGTTCTCACTTTCAAG GTGCCTTTGCTCCCTATTCTGCCGTTGGTCAGtatctttgtaaatatttacctCATGATGCAATTGGATGGACCTACTTGGATCCGCTTCGCCATATGGATGGTTATCG